One part of the Parasphingorhabdus sp. SCSIO 66989 genome encodes these proteins:
- the tig gene encoding trigger factor produces MQIVEKTNEGLKRAYSITITAKDIDKRVDSEVKKLAPQVKMPGFRPGKVPPNLIRKMHGEALMQDALSNAVRESVDAAIAENKLRPAIQPAVNLNEDYEPGKDAEVSVELEVLPEITVPALDDLKLERLVVEPGDAAIDESLSKLAESQKRYDTAAKTYKAKDGDQIIIDFEGKIDGVPFDGGKGEAMAVVIGSGQLIPGFEDQLIGLKANDETVINVTFPEDYNAENLKGKDATFDIVVGEVKKPGESKIDDEFAQSLGLEDLDKLRELMKGQLEQELNGLTRTHMKRKLLDQLAEAHDFEVPETMVEAEFNQIWQQLEQEAAKEEDAEAAKAEMEKDRDEYRDIAVRRVRLGLLLSEIGQVNGVEVSQQEMQMLMSQAAQQYRPEDREKFIQYIQQDQMAAAQLRAPLYEDKVVDFLFDKADIAEKTVTREELEAAIEADEEAEEAKAAAKKKPAAKKTAAKKPAAKKAPAKKPAAAKTTAAAKKAPAKKAPAKKPAAKTTAAKTTTAAKKAPAKKPAARKAPAKKPAAKSS; encoded by the coding sequence ATGCAGATTGTTGAAAAGACCAATGAGGGCCTGAAGCGCGCCTATAGCATCACCATCACCGCCAAGGACATTGACAAGCGCGTTGACAGCGAAGTCAAAAAGCTGGCGCCGCAGGTGAAAATGCCGGGTTTCCGCCCGGGCAAGGTGCCGCCCAATCTGATCCGCAAAATGCATGGTGAGGCGCTGATGCAGGACGCGCTGAGCAATGCTGTTCGTGAGAGCGTGGATGCTGCGATTGCCGAGAACAAGCTGCGCCCGGCAATCCAGCCTGCGGTCAATCTCAATGAGGATTATGAGCCCGGCAAAGATGCCGAAGTTTCGGTTGAGCTGGAAGTGTTGCCGGAAATCACCGTGCCTGCGCTTGATGATCTGAAACTGGAGCGTCTGGTGGTGGAGCCGGGCGATGCCGCGATTGATGAGTCGCTGTCAAAGCTGGCCGAGAGCCAGAAGCGTTATGATACCGCCGCGAAGACCTATAAGGCCAAAGACGGCGACCAGATCATCATCGATTTTGAAGGCAAGATTGACGGCGTGCCATTTGATGGCGGCAAGGGTGAGGCGATGGCTGTGGTCATCGGTTCAGGTCAGTTGATCCCGGGCTTTGAGGACCAGCTGATTGGCCTGAAAGCCAATGACGAGACGGTTATCAACGTAACCTTCCCGGAAGATTACAATGCCGAGAATCTCAAGGGCAAAGACGCGACCTTCGACATTGTTGTCGGCGAGGTGAAGAAGCCCGGCGAGAGCAAGATTGATGACGAGTTCGCCCAGTCCCTCGGTCTGGAAGACCTGGACAAGCTGCGCGAGCTGATGAAGGGTCAGTTGGAGCAGGAGCTGAACGGCCTGACCCGCACCCATATGAAGCGCAAGCTGCTCGACCAGCTGGCCGAAGCGCATGACTTCGAGGTTCCTGAAACCATGGTTGAAGCCGAGTTTAACCAGATCTGGCAGCAGCTAGAGCAGGAAGCGGCCAAGGAAGAAGACGCTGAAGCAGCCAAGGCCGAGATGGAAAAGGATCGCGACGAATATCGCGACATCGCCGTCCGCCGCGTGCGTCTGGGGCTGTTGCTGTCCGAGATCGGTCAGGTCAATGGCGTCGAGGTCAGTCAGCAGGAAATGCAGATGCTGATGAGCCAGGCGGCGCAGCAATATCGCCCGGAAGACCGCGAAAAGTTCATCCAGTATATCCAGCAGGACCAGATGGCTGCCGCACAGCTGCGCGCGCCGCTTTATGAGGACAAGGTTGTCGACTTCCTGTTCGACAAGGCGGACATTGCCGAGAAGACAGTAACCCGCGAGGAGCTGGAAGCGGCGATCGAAGCGGACGAAGAGGCGGAAGAAGCCAAAGCGGCGGCCAAGAAGAAACCCGCAGCGAAAAAGACTGCGGCGAAGAAACCAGCGGCTAAAAAGGCTCCGGCGAAGAAGCCTGCTGCTGCCAAGACGACGGCTGCGGCGAAAAAGGCACCAGCCAAAAAAGCGCCTGCGAAAAAGCCAGCCGCCAAGACCACGGCTGCAAAAACAACAACGGCTGCGAAAAAGGCTCCGGCCAAGAAACCTGCAGCCCGCAAGGCTCCAGCGAAAAAGCCTGCTGCTAAATCCAGCTAA
- the gatB gene encoding Asp-tRNA(Asn)/Glu-tRNA(Gln) amidotransferase subunit GatB, which translates to MTESTYRVQGATGEWEVVIGLEVHAQITSQSKLFSGAATEFGAEPNTQVSLVDAAMPGMLPVPNKECIRQAVRTGMALNAQINPWSRFDRKNYFYADLPQGYQISQLFHPIVGEGEIEVSLDEKNPDAPGKSIGIERIHVEQDAGKLMHDQHPTMSYVDLNRSGVALMEIVSRPDMRSPQEAGAYVRKLRSILRYVGSCDGNMEQGSMRADVNVSVRKPGEEFGTRTETKNVNSVRFLQQVIEFEANRQVDVLESGGRVVQETRLFDPDKGETRSMRSKEDAHDYRYFPDPDLLPVELDDEFLEECKASLPELPDAKRARYEGELGLTAYNAAVLTAEVETAQRFEELLAEAATAIGKPEPKVATQVANWILSVAPGVIKSLGEEANLEHNSASANAAILAMVDKGSSSGGQAKEIYEILLKTGRDPAEIAETEGLQQTSDTGAIEAAISDILANNADKVEQYKGGKDKLFGFFVGQTMKAMQGKANPQIVNELLKKALNS; encoded by the coding sequence ATGACAGAATCAACCTATAGAGTGCAGGGCGCAACCGGTGAGTGGGAGGTCGTGATCGGCCTTGAGGTGCATGCCCAGATCACCAGCCAGTCCAAGCTGTTCTCCGGCGCGGCGACCGAATTTGGCGCTGAGCCCAATACCCAGGTGTCGCTGGTCGATGCCGCGATGCCCGGCATGCTCCCAGTACCGAACAAGGAGTGCATCCGCCAGGCGGTACGCACCGGTATGGCGCTGAATGCGCAGATCAATCCCTGGTCGCGGTTCGACCGGAAGAATTATTTCTATGCCGATCTGCCGCAGGGCTATCAGATCAGCCAGCTCTTCCACCCGATTGTGGGTGAGGGCGAGATTGAGGTTTCGCTCGACGAGAAGAACCCCGATGCACCGGGCAAATCGATCGGCATTGAGCGCATCCATGTCGAGCAGGATGCCGGCAAGCTGATGCATGATCAGCATCCGACCATGTCCTATGTTGACCTCAATCGCTCTGGCGTGGCGCTGATGGAAATCGTCTCGCGCCCCGATATGCGCAGCCCGCAAGAAGCCGGTGCCTATGTCCGCAAGCTGCGTTCGATCCTGCGCTATGTCGGCTCGTGCGACGGCAATATGGAACAGGGTTCGATGCGCGCCGATGTCAATGTTTCGGTGCGCAAGCCGGGTGAGGAATTCGGCACTCGAACCGAGACCAAAAACGTCAATTCGGTCCGCTTCCTGCAGCAGGTTATTGAATTTGAAGCCAATCGTCAGGTCGATGTTCTGGAAAGCGGCGGTCGCGTGGTACAGGAAACCCGCCTGTTCGATCCGGATAAGGGCGAAACCCGTTCTATGCGCTCCAAAGAGGACGCGCATGACTATCGCTATTTCCCCGATCCCGATCTGCTGCCGGTCGAGCTGGATGATGAGTTTCTCGAGGAATGCAAAGCTTCGCTCCCCGAACTGCCCGACGCCAAGCGGGCGCGTTATGAAGGCGAGCTGGGCCTTACCGCTTATAACGCCGCTGTCCTGACCGCCGAAGTAGAAACGGCGCAGCGTTTCGAGGAACTGCTCGCGGAAGCCGCCACCGCTATCGGCAAGCCCGAACCCAAGGTCGCCACACAGGTCGCCAACTGGATCCTCTCGGTCGCGCCCGGCGTGATCAAATCGCTGGGCGAAGAGGCTAATCTCGAGCACAATAGCGCCAGCGCCAATGCCGCCATTCTGGCGATGGTCGACAAGGGCAGCAGCTCAGGCGGGCAGGCGAAGGAAATCTACGAAATCCTGCTCAAAACCGGCCGCGACCCTGCCGAAATCGCCGAGACCGAAGGGCTGCAACAAACCTCTGATACCGGCGCAATCGAAGCCGCGATCAGCGACATCCTCGCCAATAATGCCGACAAGGTCGAACAATATAAGGGCGGCAAGGACAAGCTGTTCGGTTTCTTTGTCGGCCAGACGATGAAAGCGATGCAGGGCAAGGCCAATCCGCAGATTGTCAATGAGCTGCTGAAAAAGGCTTTGAACAGCTAG
- the gatA gene encoding Asp-tRNA(Asn)/Glu-tRNA(Gln) amidotransferase subunit GatA, with the protein MSNLTDLGIKEIRDGVRAGSFSAREVAEAHIEQVSKAKALNAFLIETPDHALAAADAADKAKAAGEELAPLAGVPIGMKDLFCTEGVEARAASAILDGFTPTYESTVSGKLFAAGAGMLGKLNMDQFAMGSSNETSAFGNVVSPWRRNDGGNTDMSPGGSSGGSSAAVAARLCPGATGTDTGGSIRQPAAFTGISGIKPTYGRCSRWGIIAFASSLDQAGSMARDVTDCAIMLEAMAGYDPKDSTSLNAPVPNWEAGLNADLKGKRVGIPKEYRIDGTPAEINALWDQGAAWLKDAGAEIVEVSLPHTKYALPAYYIIAPAEASSNLARYDGVRYGHRELPDGAGLQDMYAETREAGFGAEVKRRIMIGTYVLSAGFYDAYYTQAQKVRTLIARDFEQVWQQCDVLLTPTAPSASFGLGEKSNDPIAMYLNDVFAVPASMAGLPAMSVPGGLDSQGLPLGLQIIGKELDEQGVLNAGLAIEQRAGFAARPEAWW; encoded by the coding sequence ATGAGCAATTTAACTGATCTTGGTATTAAGGAAATCCGCGACGGCGTGCGCGCCGGAAGCTTCAGCGCGCGCGAAGTGGCCGAGGCGCATATTGAGCAGGTGTCCAAGGCCAAGGCGCTCAATGCGTTTCTGATCGAGACGCCGGATCACGCGCTCGCTGCAGCCGATGCTGCCGACAAAGCGAAAGCCGCAGGCGAAGAGCTGGCACCTTTGGCTGGCGTGCCCATCGGCATGAAAGACCTGTTCTGCACCGAGGGCGTGGAGGCACGGGCTGCCAGCGCGATTCTTGATGGCTTTACGCCAACCTATGAATCCACTGTTTCGGGCAAGCTGTTCGCCGCGGGCGCGGGGATGCTGGGCAAGCTGAACATGGACCAGTTTGCCATGGGTTCGTCGAATGAGACCAGCGCCTTTGGCAACGTCGTTTCGCCCTGGCGGCGCAATGATGGTGGCAATACCGATATGTCACCTGGAGGCTCTTCGGGCGGTTCGTCCGCAGCGGTTGCGGCGCGGCTGTGTCCGGGCGCGACCGGCACCGATACCGGCGGCTCGATCCGACAGCCTGCGGCGTTTACCGGCATTAGCGGCATCAAGCCGACCTATGGCCGCTGCTCACGCTGGGGCATTATTGCCTTTGCCAGCTCGCTCGATCAGGCGGGCTCGATGGCGCGCGATGTCACCGATTGCGCGATCATGCTCGAGGCTATGGCGGGCTATGACCCGAAAGATTCCACCTCGCTCAATGCGCCGGTGCCTAACTGGGAAGCGGGTCTCAATGCCGATCTGAAAGGCAAGCGTGTCGGCATCCCGAAAGAGTACCGCATTGACGGCACGCCAGCCGAAATCAATGCGCTTTGGGATCAGGGCGCGGCATGGCTCAAAGATGCGGGCGCGGAGATTGTCGAGGTCTCGCTGCCGCACACCAAATATGCGCTGCCCGCCTATTATATCATCGCGCCGGCCGAGGCGTCATCCAATCTCGCGCGCTATGATGGCGTGCGTTATGGTCATCGCGAGCTGCCTGATGGTGCAGGCCTGCAGGATATGTATGCCGAGACACGCGAGGCGGGGTTTGGCGCAGAGGTGAAGCGCCGCATCATGATCGGCACCTATGTGCTGTCAGCGGGCTTTTATGATGCCTATTACACCCAGGCGCAAAAGGTTCGCACGTTGATTGCACGCGATTTTGAGCAGGTATGGCAGCAATGCGATGTGCTGCTGACCCCGACTGCACCGAGTGCGTCCTTCGGCCTGGGCGAGAAAAGCAACGATCCGATTGCGATGTATCTCAACGACGTTTTTGCTGTGCCGGCTTCTATGGCGGGGCTTCCGGCCATGTCCGTACCCGGCGGGCTGGACAGTCAGGGTCTGCCCTTGGGCTTGCAGATTATCGGCAAAGAGCTCGACGAGCAGGGCGTTCTCAACGCGGGCCTCGCCATTGAACAGCGTGCAGGCTTTGCCGCCCGTCCAGAGGCGTGGTGGTGA
- a CDS encoding DUF4153 domain-containing protein: MNTADSMSGTAASSAVADTGDGGWPLRPWLLSLLLGICGLLVHIFWQQDMRAYDDPLPQWRAAGAAFFFFGGLGAAFALEQRRILWSVIFALIAGAIIAAIAWWVSGYWEYGYYWNWSFAAGVAALLISVPLFQTIRDNPEDTPRALPYDRLHFYSWSDVVVGAASMAFLGASWLLLTLISVLFQLINIDFIQELMREDWFGWVFSGLSFGAALGVLRENAGLLGVLQRVALIVLSILAPFLAAALALFLISLLFTGLDELWAATKNTTPILISCAVAAVILANAVIRNSPEEASQSRLLKISAMILALTILPLAVISAVSIGLRIDQHGFTPERFWVLLIVAIASAYGLAYLACVALGRSGWSERLRPANVRLSVALCVIALLLAMPFVDFGAWSARDQLARLESGAVSEEDFDYYALARQFGPTGRAKAEEMAKGEGERAKQAQLALDADNRWEYDDDIKLEQEREIYLVQPDRPLPEALREKLLGSQQCKFSACKVIWDGESRVFVVGQQCDGCPVSRRSFALEDGQWRSIHTAYTNSDKVETVTEETKVEIRTIERRQVFVDGKAVGDSFE; the protein is encoded by the coding sequence ATGAACACAGCGGATAGCATGTCCGGCACAGCCGCAAGCAGTGCGGTTGCAGACACTGGCGATGGCGGCTGGCCGTTGCGGCCTTGGCTGCTCTCACTATTGCTCGGAATTTGCGGATTGCTGGTCCATATCTTTTGGCAGCAGGACATGCGCGCCTATGACGATCCCTTGCCGCAATGGCGCGCTGCCGGGGCAGCATTTTTCTTCTTTGGCGGCCTGGGTGCAGCCTTTGCACTGGAACAGCGTCGCATTTTGTGGAGCGTGATCTTTGCACTTATAGCGGGCGCGATCATTGCGGCGATTGCATGGTGGGTCAGCGGCTATTGGGAATATGGCTATTATTGGAACTGGAGCTTTGCCGCTGGTGTTGCCGCATTGCTGATTTCTGTACCGCTGTTTCAGACGATACGAGATAATCCTGAAGATACGCCGCGTGCACTGCCTTATGATCGGCTGCATTTCTATAGCTGGTCCGATGTGGTTGTCGGTGCCGCCTCCATGGCGTTTCTCGGCGCAAGCTGGCTGTTGCTGACCCTTATCAGTGTGCTGTTTCAGCTGATCAATATCGATTTCATTCAAGAGTTGATGCGCGAGGACTGGTTCGGCTGGGTGTTTAGCGGGCTAAGCTTTGGCGCAGCTTTGGGCGTATTGCGCGAAAATGCCGGGCTGCTTGGCGTGTTGCAGCGGGTGGCGTTGATTGTGCTTTCCATCCTCGCGCCATTTTTGGCGGCTGCGCTGGCGCTGTTCCTGATCTCACTGCTGTTTACCGGCCTTGATGAACTATGGGCCGCGACCAAGAATACGACGCCAATTCTGATAAGCTGCGCCGTTGCTGCGGTTATTCTCGCCAACGCAGTGATCCGCAACAGCCCCGAAGAGGCGAGCCAGTCGCGCCTTCTGAAGATAAGCGCCATGATATTGGCGCTAACCATATTGCCGCTGGCCGTAATTTCCGCGGTGTCCATTGGCCTGCGCATTGATCAGCATGGCTTTACGCCCGAGCGCTTTTGGGTGCTGCTGATTGTTGCCATCGCCAGCGCTTATGGTCTGGCCTATCTCGCCTGTGTCGCTTTGGGGCGGAGCGGATGGAGCGAGCGCCTGCGCCCGGCCAATGTGCGGCTGTCGGTCGCGCTGTGCGTGATTGCGCTGTTGCTGGCTATGCCGTTTGTCGACTTTGGCGCATGGTCGGCGCGCGATCAGCTGGCGCGGCTGGAAAGCGGCGCGGTTAGCGAAGAGGATTTCGACTATTATGCGCTGGCACGGCAATTTGGCCCCACTGGCCGCGCAAAGGCGGAAGAGATGGCCAAAGGTGAGGGCGAGCGCGCAAAGCAGGCGCAATTGGCGCTCGATGCGGACAATCGTTGGGAATATGACGACGACATCAAGCTGGAGCAGGAACGCGAAATCTACCTGGTCCAGCCGGACCGGCCGCTGCCAGAGGCATTACGCGAAAAACTGTTGGGATCACAGCAATGCAAGTTCAGCGCCTGTAAGGTCATCTGGGACGGCGAAAGCCGGGTCTTTGTGGTTGGGCAACAATGCGATGGATGCCCGGTCTCGCGGCGCTCTTTTGCGCTGGAAGACGGTCAATGGCGCTCCATACATACGGCTTACACCAATAGCGACAAAGTCGAGACGGTGACCGAAGAGACCAAAGTTGAAATCCGCACGATTGAGCGGCGTCAGGTCTTTGTGGATGGCAAAGCGGTCGGCGACAGCTTCGAATAA
- a CDS encoding M48 family metalloprotease, whose translation MTTELPSRFGMIVARCCMLAASAALACAVPVQSAYALGNNDKVDFSNSIGPGYQPIDDDEKGLWMRVNEVERDFKHSKFIIKDPALNEYVRNVLCRTVGEAECADIRLYIMRTPHFNASMAPNGMMQIWSGLLLRVQNEAQLAAILAHEYAHYTRRHSLQSFRNIRRNTGRGLFFSMIIPFAGLLTVDSIFSFSREMEREADRLSLGYLERAGYSAIEASRIWEQLRAEQDATAAERQIKSRKDKTGGLFATHPNSRERMEILRDLVEQAPEAGQGDINRSEYLAAVADWWPRFIDDQIKRNDFGGTEFLLNQLAETENTPQLHYAKAELYRARGAEGDFAIAVSEYELALQSEPGFAAAMRGMGLALLRMGQRGDGQAFLRQYIEAAPDAPDIAMMKMMGGM comes from the coding sequence ATGACAACTGAGCTGCCTTCCCGTTTCGGCATGATTGTCGCACGCTGCTGCATGCTTGCGGCCAGCGCTGCGCTTGCATGTGCTGTACCGGTGCAGTCAGCCTATGCGCTCGGCAACAATGACAAGGTGGATTTCTCCAACTCCATTGGCCCTGGCTACCAGCCGATAGACGATGACGAAAAAGGGCTTTGGATGCGGGTGAATGAGGTTGAACGCGACTTCAAACACTCGAAGTTCATAATCAAAGACCCTGCGCTGAATGAATATGTCCGCAATGTTCTGTGCCGCACAGTGGGCGAAGCGGAATGCGCGGATATCCGACTCTACATCATGCGTACGCCACATTTTAACGCCAGCATGGCCCCCAATGGTATGATGCAGATATGGTCCGGCTTGCTGCTCCGGGTCCAAAATGAGGCTCAATTGGCGGCGATTCTGGCGCATGAATATGCCCATTACACCCGCAGGCATTCCTTGCAGTCCTTTCGCAATATTCGCCGCAATACCGGGCGTGGATTGTTCTTTTCCATGATCATCCCATTTGCTGGTCTGTTGACGGTTGATTCTATCTTCTCATTCAGCAGGGAAATGGAGCGCGAAGCGGATCGCCTCTCTCTTGGATATCTTGAGCGTGCCGGATATTCAGCGATAGAGGCATCTCGCATATGGGAGCAATTGCGCGCCGAACAGGATGCGACCGCAGCCGAACGACAGATCAAAAGCCGCAAAGACAAAACCGGTGGTCTGTTTGCAACCCATCCGAATAGCCGCGAGCGTATGGAGATTCTAAGGGATCTGGTCGAGCAGGCCCCCGAAGCCGGGCAGGGAGACATTAACCGGTCGGAATATCTTGCTGCTGTGGCGGACTGGTGGCCGCGCTTCATTGATGACCAGATCAAGCGCAATGATTTTGGTGGAACCGAGTTCTTGCTCAACCAGCTTGCAGAAACTGAGAATACCCCTCAGCTGCACTATGCCAAGGCCGAGCTCTACCGGGCGCGCGGTGCGGAGGGGGACTTCGCGATAGCTGTTTCAGAGTATGAGTTGGCCTTGCAGAGCGAACCCGGTTTCGCAGCAGCGATGCGGGGCATGGGCCTGGCGTTGTTGCGCATGGGCCAGCGCGGTGATGGGCAGGCCTTTTTGCGACAATATATTGAAGCCGCGCCCGATGCGCCGGATATTGCAATGATGAAGATGATGGGAGGAATGTAA
- a CDS encoding DUF3089 domain-containing protein, whose translation MARKFLYVFAFMIVLVIAGLTVLRLFPKELSQFYFVPTVEYVEQELMAETAYAPVDMWFSRPEISENNQVLWTPEGYEAAKDPKVHTFYVHPTSYLAADNWNAPLDDKESQDRARIFLRSQASVFNGISHIWAPRYRQAAIGAFMTDKPEAGKALDAAYKDVDTAFAEFLRDIPEDAPIILGGHSQGALHLTYLLQNRIAGKPVADRIVAAYIVGWPISVVNDLPAMGMAGCEAPDQTGCILSWQSFAEPAETDLILSAYDSTTGFDGQSRAGQPALCVNPVSGVVNDETTKEENIGTLVPNEKLTDGEIVAGEVPARCDERGFLKIGDPPELGNYVLPGNNYHVYDYPLFWANIRADAERRVAAFLGEDSTGDDSE comes from the coding sequence TTGGCTCGTAAATTTCTCTATGTCTTTGCCTTTATGATCGTTCTGGTGATCGCCGGGCTCACCGTGTTGCGCCTGTTTCCGAAAGAGCTGTCGCAATTCTATTTTGTTCCGACCGTAGAATATGTCGAGCAGGAGCTGATGGCGGAAACCGCTTATGCGCCGGTCGATATGTGGTTCTCGCGGCCGGAGATTAGCGAGAATAATCAGGTGCTGTGGACGCCCGAGGGTTATGAGGCTGCAAAAGACCCGAAGGTCCATACCTTTTATGTGCATCCCACGTCCTATCTTGCCGCCGATAACTGGAATGCGCCGCTGGATGACAAGGAATCCCAGGACCGCGCACGAATTTTCCTGCGCAGTCAGGCGAGCGTGTTCAACGGCATCAGCCATATCTGGGCACCGCGCTATCGTCAGGCCGCAATAGGTGCCTTTATGACCGACAAGCCTGAAGCGGGCAAAGCGCTGGATGCGGCCTATAAGGATGTCGATACCGCCTTTGCAGAGTTTCTCCGCGATATTCCCGAAGACGCGCCGATCATTCTTGGCGGGCATAGCCAGGGGGCGCTGCACCTCACCTATTTGCTGCAGAACCGGATTGCCGGAAAGCCGGTCGCGGATCGTATCGTCGCGGCCTATATTGTCGGCTGGCCGATATCGGTGGTGAATGACCTGCCCGCCATGGGCATGGCCGGATGCGAAGCGCCGGATCAGACCGGCTGTATCCTTAGCTGGCAGAGCTTTGCCGAACCGGCGGAAACTGATCTGATTCTCTCCGCCTATGATTCAACCACCGGCTTTGATGGCCAATCACGCGCGGGACAGCCTGCGCTCTGCGTCAATCCGGTGAGCGGTGTGGTCAATGACGAGACGACGAAAGAAGAGAATATCGGCACGCTGGTTCCGAATGAAAAGCTGACCGATGGCGAGATTGTCGCCGGAGAAGTCCCGGCACGCTGCGATGAACGCGGGTTTCTGAAAATCGGTGATCCGCCCGAGCTGGGCAATTATGTGCTGCCGGGCAATAATTACCATGTCTATGACTATCCGCTGTTCTGGGCCAATATCCGTGCTGATGCAGAACGGAGGGTGGCGGCATTTCTGGGCGAGGATAGCACTGGAGATGACAGCGAGTGA
- a CDS encoding aspartate carbamoyltransferase catalytic subunit, with protein MTATDSPAYPSFPEGSDAFPHRNLLGIAGLQPWEIQYLLAEAEQWVALNQQSSKHDDRLAGLTVINAFFENSTRTLLSFEIAGKRLGADVVNMHAAQSSIKKGETLIDTAMTLNAMRADAIVIRHGSSGAVQLIADKVDCPVLNAGDGSHEHPTQALLDALTIRRRKGEIGGLKIAICGDILHSRVARSNIICLTTLGAEVRVVGPPSLMPNAIEAMQVTAFTDFDAALDGVDVVMMLRLQNERMQGQFIPSTREYRRLYGLTEERLTRAAPDALVMHPGPMNRGVEIDSNVADDPSRSSVTEQVEMGVAMRMACLDVLTRRARKVEGWS; from the coding sequence ATGACAGCGACAGATTCTCCCGCCTATCCGTCCTTCCCTGAAGGTTCGGATGCCTTTCCGCACCGCAATTTGCTGGGCATAGCTGGCTTGCAGCCCTGGGAAATCCAGTATCTTCTGGCCGAGGCCGAGCAATGGGTCGCGCTCAATCAGCAATCGTCCAAACATGATGACCGGCTCGCTGGCCTCACCGTTATCAACGCCTTTTTCGAGAATTCCACCCGTACGCTGCTGTCGTTCGAGATTGCCGGTAAACGCCTCGGTGCCGACGTGGTGAATATGCATGCAGCGCAGTCGAGCATCAAAAAGGGCGAAACGCTGATCGACACCGCGATGACGCTCAACGCCATGCGCGCTGATGCGATTGTCATTCGCCATGGCAGTTCGGGTGCAGTCCAGCTGATTGCCGACAAGGTTGATTGCCCGGTGCTCAATGCCGGCGATGGCAGCCATGAGCATCCGACTCAGGCGCTGCTCGATGCGCTCACCATCCGCCGCCGCAAGGGTGAGATTGGTGGCCTCAAAATCGCCATTTGCGGCGACATTTTGCACAGCCGTGTGGCAAGATCGAATATCATCTGTCTCACCACATTGGGCGCGGAGGTGCGCGTGGTCGGCCCGCCCTCGTTAATGCCGAACGCGATTGAGGCGATGCAGGTCACCGCCTTTACCGATTTTGATGCAGCGCTGGACGGCGTCGATGTGGTGATGATGCTGCGGCTGCAAAATGAGCGGATGCAGGGGCAGTTTATCCCCTCCACCCGCGAATATCGGCGGCTTTATGGCCTTACCGAAGAACGCCTGACGCGCGCCGCTCCTGATGCGCTGGTGATGCACCCCGGCCCGATGAATCGCGGCGTCGAGATTGACAGTAATGTCGCCGATGACCCCAGCCGCTCCAGCGTCACCGAACAGGTGGAGATGGGCGTAGCGATGCGCATGGCCTGTCTCGATGTGCTGACCCGCAGAGCGCGCAAGGTGGAGGGCTGGTCATGA
- the gatC gene encoding Asp-tRNA(Asn)/Glu-tRNA(Gln) amidotransferase subunit GatC — translation MSVNEDDVRKMAVLARIAMPDEEIAGLVPELNNILHWVEQLGEVDVTGVEPMASVIHNKQRLRDDVINADPQTAGGVRDKVLANAPMAEHGFFGVPKVIE, via the coding sequence ATGTCTGTAAACGAAGATGATGTCCGCAAAATGGCTGTGTTGGCGCGGATTGCCATGCCCGACGAGGAAATCGCCGGGCTGGTGCCGGAGCTCAATAATATTCTCCACTGGGTCGAGCAGCTGGGCGAAGTTGATGTCACTGGCGTCGAGCCAATGGCCTCTGTGATTCACAATAAGCAACGTCTGCGTGACGATGTGATCAATGCTGATCCGCAAACTGCAGGCGGCGTGCGCGACAAGGTGCTGGCCAACGCACCGATGGCCGAGCATGGCTTCTTTGGTGTGCCAAAGGTGATTGAATAG
- the ruvX gene encoding Holliday junction resolvase RuvX, producing the protein MLTTDPAQFREALPEGGRLMGLDVGSKTIGVAFCDAGWSIASADKTLPRGKFSKDADKLRVIIAEQNIVGLVIGLPLSLDGRDTPQTQSTRAFARNLAILELPILLWDERWSTMAVERAMIAADVSRAKRAAQVDAKAAEYILQGAIDALVQSVIPDSPNQED; encoded by the coding sequence ATGCTCACGACCGATCCCGCCCAATTTCGCGAGGCTCTGCCAGAAGGCGGGCGGTTGATGGGGCTGGATGTGGGCAGCAAGACCATCGGTGTTGCCTTTTGTGATGCCGGGTGGAGCATTGCCTCGGCTGACAAAACCCTACCACGGGGCAAGTTCAGCAAGGATGCGGACAAGCTACGTGTGATTATAGCTGAGCAGAATATTGTCGGCTTGGTCATCGGCCTGCCGCTCTCGCTCGATGGCCGCGATACGCCGCAAACGCAGTCCACCCGCGCCTTTGCCCGCAACCTTGCCATATTGGAGTTGCCGATACTGCTATGGGATGAGCGATGGTCCACCATGGCAGTTGAACGCGCGATGATCGCCGCCGATGTCAGCCGCGCCAAACGCGCCGCGCAGGTCGATGCCAAGGCAGCGGAATATATCCTGCAAGGCGCGATTGATGCGCTGGTGCAAAGCGTGATTCCGGACTCACCGAATCAAGAGGATTGA